One Candidatus Omnitrophota bacterium DNA window includes the following coding sequences:
- a CDS encoding EamA family transporter, translating to MAKKFAGIFLLKVIALIIIKDTIESFGDLFFKMGTLSTGISNVTMANVLEFASRVTSNPWLWVGVILYLANFFLWIALLSRVDLSIAFPMSSLTYIIVPFLAIAFLQEKVAPIRWAGILFIIIGVSLSGRAASNNKGGVT from the coding sequence ATGGCAAAAAAATTCGCCGGTATATTCTTACTTAAGGTGATCGCGCTTATAATAATAAAGGATACGATTGAGTCCTTCGGCGATCTCTTCTTCAAGATGGGCACCCTCTCTACCGGTATTTCGAATGTAACGATGGCCAATGTGCTTGAATTTGCCTCAAGAGTGACATCTAATCCGTGGCTATGGGTGGGAGTCATCCTATACCTCGCCAACTTTTTCCTATGGATAGCCCTTTTATCGAGAGTAGACTTGAGCATAGCATTCCCGATGTCGAGCCTTACATATATTATAGTGCCTTTTTTGGCAATAGCATTTCTTCAAGAAAAAGTCGCGCCTATCAGATGGGCCGGCATACTCTTTATTATAATAGGTGTAAGCTTATCCGGGCGCGCGGCGAGTAATAATAAAGGCGGGGTAACCTGA